A genomic segment from Hypomesus transpacificus isolate Combined female chromosome 13, fHypTra1, whole genome shotgun sequence encodes:
- the sstr2a gene encoding somatostatin receptor type 2 translates to MDPWSLLPSPPNLSLPEPLLYDSFLPGNESDLGPDGNRSAEDSEAIYDKTSSVVITFIYFAVCAVGLCGNTLVIYVILRYAKMKTVTNIYILNLAVADVLCMLSLPFIAMQLALVHWPFGVVLCRVVMTLDSLNQFTSIFCLTVMSIDRYLAVVHPIRSTKWRKPRVAKVINLTVWGVSLLVNLPIMIFSGLTTNKKQAHSCTIVWPEPQAAYYTAFMFYTFFVGFFLPLTVICLCYLLIIVKVKSSGMRVGSSKRKRSERKVTRMVSIVVAVFVFCWLPFYVFNVTSVTGTINTTAALKSTFEFVVVLGYANSCANPILYAFLSDNFKKSFQNVLCLKKVAGLDEMERSDSRADRTRMVNDVTAETHNALLNEAAARETMQQLNNALHNGELQTSI, encoded by the exons ATGGACCCCTGGTCgctcctcccgtctccccccaACCTCTCCCTCCCCGAGCCCCTCCTCTACGACAGCTTCCTCCCGGGGAACGAGTCGGACCTAGGGCCGGACGGCAACCGCTCGGCGGAGGACAGCGAGGCGATCTACGACAAGACCAGCTCGGTGGTCATCACCTTCATCTACTTTGCCGTGTGCGccgtgggcctgtgcggcaacACGCTGGTGATCTACGTCATCCTGCGTTACGCCAAGATGAAGACCGTCACCAACATCTACATCCTGAACCTGGCCGTGGCCGACGTGCTGTGCATGCTCAGTCTGCCCTTCATCGCCATGCAGCTGGCCCTGGTGCACTGGCCCTTTGGGGTCGTGCTCTGCCGGGTCGTCATGACGCTGG ACTCCCTGAACCAGTTCACCAGCATCTTCTGCTTGACGGTGATGAGCATTGACCGTTACCTGGCAGTGGTTCATCCCATAAGATCCACCAAGTGGCGCAAGCCCCGGGTGGCCAAGGTCATTAACCTCACCGTGTGGGGCGTGTCCCTGCTGGTCAACCTACCAATCATGATCTTCAGCGGGCTGACGACCAATAAGAAGCAGGCTCACTCGTGTACCATCGTGTGGCCGGAGCCCCAGGCAGCGTACTACACGGCCTTCATGTTCTACACCTTCTTTGTGGGCTTCTTCCTCCCGCTCACCGTCATCTGCCTCTGCTACCTGCTCATCATCGTCAAG GTCAAGTCGTCCGGCATGCGCGTGGGCTCCTCCAAGAGGAAACGCTCCGAGAGGAAGGTGACCAGGATGGTGTCCATCGTGGTAGCCGTGTTCGTCTTCTGCTGGCTGCCCTTCTACGTCTTCAACGTGACCTCGGTGACGGGCACCATCAACACCACGGCCGCCCTCAAGAGCACCTTTGAGTTTGTGGTGGTGCTGGGCTACGCCAACTCCTGCGCCAACCCCATCCTTTACGCGTTCCTCTCCGACAACTTCAAGAAGAGTTTCCAGAACGTTCTGTGTCTAAAGAAGGTGGCCGGTCTGGACGAGATGGAACGCAGCGACAGCAGGGCCGACAGGACGCGCATGGTCAACGACGTCACCGCAGAGACACACAACGCGCTCCTGAACGAGGCCGCTGCCAGGGAGACGATGCAGCAGCTGAACAACGCGCTGCACAACGGGGAACTGCAGACCAGCATCTGA